The Sphaeramia orbicularis chromosome 16, fSphaOr1.1, whole genome shotgun sequence genome window below encodes:
- the LOC115434942 gene encoding uncharacterized protein LOC115434942, translating to MAVKLLQDSATFLWTKNSRMNLFMCCFLLFPVGSMVVTTPVRETLGTMTEKMIPANTTDVPKDADSYEITTSYPTEENNANESRKAEVNDMSSRLVQDHGSKELNDQQASREVTDINSNKRIIVDAGEQLSGLSGANVTGSTSQGMNLQSVSTKRRADDLNGALSPGRDRRLRDWDSPENNSGKSALVGHGRNADYDETREFFSSENPAGNVSPQNNKSSLSKRGSS from the exons ATGGCAGTCAAACTGTTACAGGACTCTGCCACGTTCCTCTGGACCAAGAACTCTAGAATGAACCT CTTCATGTGTTGTTTCCTACTTTTTCCTGTTGGAAGTATGGTGGTAACAACTCCAGTGAGAG AGACACTTGGAACAATGACTGAAAAGATGATACCTGCAAATACTACAG ATGTTCCCAAAGATGCCGACAGCTACGAGATCACTACTTCTTATCCCACAGAGGAAAATAATGCAAATGAATCAAGAAAAGCTGAAGTGAATGACATGAGCAGCAGGCTGGTTCAGGACCACGGGAGTAAAGAGCTCAATGATCAACAGGCAAGCAGAGAAGTCACTGATATTAATAGTAACAAGCGAATAATTGTGGATGCTGGAGAACAACTGAGTGGCTTAAGTGGAGCCAATGTGACTGGCAGCACTAGTCAGGGTATGAATCTCCAAAGTGTCTCAACTAAAAGAAGAGCTGATGACCTGAACGGTGCTCTGAGTCCAGGCCGGGATAGACGGCTGCGGGATTGGGACAGTCCGGAGAACAACAGTGGGAAATCTGCTCTTGTCGGCCATGGCAGAAATGCAGACTATGATG AAACCAGAGAATTTTTCAGTTCAGAAAATCCCGCAG GTAATGTCTCACCCCAAAATAACAAGTCCAGTTTGTCTAAGAGAGGATCCTCATGA
- the tyrobp gene encoding TYRO protein tyrosine kinase-binding protein, with protein MSDALCIAGSLFGTTESQQECGSCYLINMGSVVAIIACDIMLTIFITISVFCFASVHKRRREVGFHDGKRSIPSTISKKMVAEVAESPYQELHGVQSDVYSELRHYRK; from the exons ATGTCCGATGCACTTTGTATCGCAGGTTCACTGTTTG GCACCACAGAAAGTCAACAGG AATGTGGTTCCTGTTACCTAATAAACATGGGGTCTGTTGTGGCCATTATTGCCTGTGACATTATGTTGACCATTTTCATCACTATCTCAGTCTTCTGCTTTGCCAGCGTTCATAAGAGAAGGAGAGAAGTGGGTTTCCATGATG gtAAAAGAAGTATTCCATCAACCATATCAAAGAAAATGGTGGCAGAGGTCGCAGAATCACCATACCAG GAGTTACATGGAGTCCAGTCAGATGTGTACAGTGAGCTTCGACACTATAGGAAGTAA
- the nfkbid gene encoding NF-kappa-B inhibitor delta isoform X2, with the protein MHFDKSPKEKPCCTLPTVKKLLEQKRKRETSSVPPSCSAASTSPVPPTTITHLSSLEPFTCTGASNSYSDMAVSFEPWTTAPEPSFSYYLNQPGPSYAYNLPMTPDYGTQPQTFGDAISHTYECPLTVPDPSLGSSWPLLDSQTTQMTFGTPLDAAKLKEARMLLSGMDYSRAIGQDEDGDTILHIYTAKGLRECAYAAAEKLRDLGKLDAKEHKGKTALLVAVTANHPEIVQDLLSLGADINACDIKGQTALHLAAHYGFPGVLQEILSSRPAVNLEARNFEGMTALHCGAISHSITMKALSSSGLADVSLQTKAADKLSCVQMLLSAGSSLLSQEIKSNKTVLHLAVKEGNIDLVRYLLKIPLANMKEFVNMKAHGHTALHMAAGLHGNPHQEEILQLLLSKGADPSIRNLENDQPAHLLQSDLHGEQLKLMLKKRNASSRRRVMSLLDQE; encoded by the exons ATGCACTTTGATAAAT CGCCGAAGGAGAAGCCGTGTTGCACTCTGCCCACAGTGAAGAAACTCTTGGAGCAGAAAAGGAAGCGTGAAACGTCATCGGTGCCACCATCCTGTTCAGCAGCCAGCACGAGTCCTGTTCCTCCCACCACCATAACA CATCTGTCATCATTGGAACCGTTTACCTGCACAG GTGCTTCAAACAGCTACTCAGACATGGCAGTGAGCTTTGAGCCGTGGACCACTGCACCTGAACCTTCATTCAGTTATTACCTGAACCAACCAGGACCCAGCTATGCTTACAATCTTCCAATGACACCAGACTATGGCACACAGCCGCAAACGTTTGGAGATGCAATATCCCACACTTAT GAGTGCCCGTTGACAGTCCCAGATCCCAGTTTGGGTTCATCTTGGCCACTTCTGGACAGTCAGACCACACAGATGACTTTTGGAACTCCTCTGGATGCTGCCAAGCTGAAAGAAGCCAGGATGCTGCTGAGTGGAATGGACTACAGCAGAGCTATCGGGCAGGACGAAGATGGAGATAC CATCCTGCACATCTACACTGCCAAGGGTCTCAGGGAGTGTGCCTACGCTGCTGCAGAGAAGCTGAGGGATTTAGGGAAGCTTGATGCCAAAGAACACAAGGGAAAG ACTGCTTTATTGGTGGCGGTGACGGCAAACCATCCAGAGATTGTGCAAGACCTGCTGTCATTAGGAGCAGACATCAACGCCTGTGATATTAAGGGACAAACCGCTCTTCATCTGGCCGCCCACTACGGTTTCCCAGGGGTTCTCCAG GAGATTCTGTCCAGTCGACCTGCTGTGAACTTGGAAGCACGGAATTTTGAAG GCATGACAGCGCTTCACTGTGGAGCCATTTCTCACAGCATCACCATGAAGGCGTTATCTTCAAGTGGCCTGGCCGACGTCAGCCTTCAGACCAAGGCTGCAGACAAGCTCTCCTGTGTGCAGATGCTTCTCAGTGCAGGGTCGTCTCTGCTCAGCCAG GAAATCAAAAGTAACAAGACTGTGCTGCACTTGGCTGTAAAGGAGGGGAATATTGATTTGGTTCGTTATCTGCTGAAGATTCCCCTGGCTAACATGAAAGAGTTTGTCAATATGAAA GCTCATGGCCACACAGCTTTACACATGGCAGCTGGTCTCCATGGTAACCCCCACCAGGAAGAGATCCTGCAGCTGCTGCTGAGCAAAGGAGCTGATCCCAGTATCCGCAACCTGGAAAATGACCAACCAGCTCACCTCTTGCAGAGCGACCTCCACGGGGAACAG CTCAAGCTCATGCTGAAGAAACGAAACGCTTCATCTCGTCGGCGTGTGATGTCCTTGCTGGACCAAGAATGA
- the nfkbid gene encoding NF-kappa-B inhibitor delta isoform X1 — protein sequence MHFDKSPKEKPCCTLPTVKKLLEQKRKRETSSVPPSCSAASTSPVPPTTITHLSSLEPFTCTGASNSYSDMAVSFEPWTTAPEPSFSYYLNQPGPSYAYNLPMTPDYGTQPQTFGDAISHTYQECPLTVPDPSLGSSWPLLDSQTTQMTFGTPLDAAKLKEARMLLSGMDYSRAIGQDEDGDTILHIYTAKGLRECAYAAAEKLRDLGKLDAKEHKGKTALLVAVTANHPEIVQDLLSLGADINACDIKGQTALHLAAHYGFPGVLQEILSSRPAVNLEARNFEGMTALHCGAISHSITMKALSSSGLADVSLQTKAADKLSCVQMLLSAGSSLLSQEIKSNKTVLHLAVKEGNIDLVRYLLKIPLANMKEFVNMKAHGHTALHMAAGLHGNPHQEEILQLLLSKGADPSIRNLENDQPAHLLQSDLHGEQLKLMLKKRNASSRRRVMSLLDQE from the exons ATGCACTTTGATAAAT CGCCGAAGGAGAAGCCGTGTTGCACTCTGCCCACAGTGAAGAAACTCTTGGAGCAGAAAAGGAAGCGTGAAACGTCATCGGTGCCACCATCCTGTTCAGCAGCCAGCACGAGTCCTGTTCCTCCCACCACCATAACA CATCTGTCATCATTGGAACCGTTTACCTGCACAG GTGCTTCAAACAGCTACTCAGACATGGCAGTGAGCTTTGAGCCGTGGACCACTGCACCTGAACCTTCATTCAGTTATTACCTGAACCAACCAGGACCCAGCTATGCTTACAATCTTCCAATGACACCAGACTATGGCACACAGCCGCAAACGTTTGGAGATGCAATATCCCACACTTAT CAGGAGTGCCCGTTGACAGTCCCAGATCCCAGTTTGGGTTCATCTTGGCCACTTCTGGACAGTCAGACCACACAGATGACTTTTGGAACTCCTCTGGATGCTGCCAAGCTGAAAGAAGCCAGGATGCTGCTGAGTGGAATGGACTACAGCAGAGCTATCGGGCAGGACGAAGATGGAGATAC CATCCTGCACATCTACACTGCCAAGGGTCTCAGGGAGTGTGCCTACGCTGCTGCAGAGAAGCTGAGGGATTTAGGGAAGCTTGATGCCAAAGAACACAAGGGAAAG ACTGCTTTATTGGTGGCGGTGACGGCAAACCATCCAGAGATTGTGCAAGACCTGCTGTCATTAGGAGCAGACATCAACGCCTGTGATATTAAGGGACAAACCGCTCTTCATCTGGCCGCCCACTACGGTTTCCCAGGGGTTCTCCAG GAGATTCTGTCCAGTCGACCTGCTGTGAACTTGGAAGCACGGAATTTTGAAG GCATGACAGCGCTTCACTGTGGAGCCATTTCTCACAGCATCACCATGAAGGCGTTATCTTCAAGTGGCCTGGCCGACGTCAGCCTTCAGACCAAGGCTGCAGACAAGCTCTCCTGTGTGCAGATGCTTCTCAGTGCAGGGTCGTCTCTGCTCAGCCAG GAAATCAAAAGTAACAAGACTGTGCTGCACTTGGCTGTAAAGGAGGGGAATATTGATTTGGTTCGTTATCTGCTGAAGATTCCCCTGGCTAACATGAAAGAGTTTGTCAATATGAAA GCTCATGGCCACACAGCTTTACACATGGCAGCTGGTCTCCATGGTAACCCCCACCAGGAAGAGATCCTGCAGCTGCTGCTGAGCAAAGGAGCTGATCCCAGTATCCGCAACCTGGAAAATGACCAACCAGCTCACCTCTTGCAGAGCGACCTCCACGGGGAACAG CTCAAGCTCATGCTGAAGAAACGAAACGCTTCATCTCGTCGGCGTGTGATGTCCTTGCTGGACCAAGAATGA
- the LOC115436443 gene encoding FXYD domain-containing ion transport regulator 6-like isoform X2, whose protein sequence is MDLLLLTAFSTWLAPALGSAFGREVFASAADDDKDYDVSFHYDYESLRIGGLVFAVVLFLMGIALIATRKCTCSKSNETRPRDPDVETNRVRDSNDQK, encoded by the exons ATGGATCTTCTTTTGTTGACAGCGTTTAGCACCTGGCTGGCTCCTGCACTGG GATCAGCATTTGGCAGGGAAGTTTTTG CTTCAGCAGCAGATGACGACAAAG ACTACGACGTTTCTTTTCATTATG ATTATGAATCTCTGAGAATCGGTGGCCTGGTTTTTGCAGTGGTACTGTTCCTCATGGGCATCGCTCTCATTGCCA CCAGAAAATGCACTTGCTCAAAGAGTAACGAGACACG GCCCAGGGATCCTGATGTAGAAACCAATCGTGTGAGAGACAGTAATGATCAAAaatg A
- the LOC115436443 gene encoding FXYD domain-containing ion transport regulator 6-like isoform X1 — MDLLLLTAFSTWLAPALGSAFGREVFASAADDDKEDYDVSFHYDYESLRIGGLVFAVVLFLMGIALIATRKCTCSKSNETRPRDPDVETNRVRDSNDQK; from the exons ATGGATCTTCTTTTGTTGACAGCGTTTAGCACCTGGCTGGCTCCTGCACTGG GATCAGCATTTGGCAGGGAAGTTTTTG CTTCAGCAGCAGATGACGACAAAG aaGACTACGACGTTTCTTTTCATTATG ATTATGAATCTCTGAGAATCGGTGGCCTGGTTTTTGCAGTGGTACTGTTCCTCATGGGCATCGCTCTCATTGCCA CCAGAAAATGCACTTGCTCAAAGAGTAACGAGACACG GCCCAGGGATCCTGATGTAGAAACCAATCGTGTGAGAGACAGTAATGATCAAAaatg A
- the LOC115436443 gene encoding FXYD domain-containing ion transport regulator 6-like isoform X3 yields MDLLLLTAFSTWLAPALASAADDDKEDYDVSFHYDYESLRIGGLVFAVVLFLMGIALIATRKCTCSKSNETRPRDPDVETNRVRDSNDQK; encoded by the exons ATGGATCTTCTTTTGTTGACAGCGTTTAGCACCTGGCTGGCTCCTGCACTGG CTTCAGCAGCAGATGACGACAAAG aaGACTACGACGTTTCTTTTCATTATG ATTATGAATCTCTGAGAATCGGTGGCCTGGTTTTTGCAGTGGTACTGTTCCTCATGGGCATCGCTCTCATTGCCA CCAGAAAATGCACTTGCTCAAAGAGTAACGAGACACG GCCCAGGGATCCTGATGTAGAAACCAATCGTGTGAGAGACAGTAATGATCAAAaatg A
- the LOC115436443 gene encoding FXYD domain-containing ion transport regulator 6-like isoform X4 has protein sequence MDLLLLTAFSTWLAPALASAADDDKDYDVSFHYDYESLRIGGLVFAVVLFLMGIALIATRKCTCSKSNETRPRDPDVETNRVRDSNDQK, from the exons ATGGATCTTCTTTTGTTGACAGCGTTTAGCACCTGGCTGGCTCCTGCACTGG CTTCAGCAGCAGATGACGACAAAG ACTACGACGTTTCTTTTCATTATG ATTATGAATCTCTGAGAATCGGTGGCCTGGTTTTTGCAGTGGTACTGTTCCTCATGGGCATCGCTCTCATTGCCA CCAGAAAATGCACTTGCTCAAAGAGTAACGAGACACG GCCCAGGGATCCTGATGTAGAAACCAATCGTGTGAGAGACAGTAATGATCAAAaatg A